A segment of the Collimonas fungivorans genome:
GCCTGGATCCAGGCGCTCCGCGCGCCTGGATGGCGATAAATTACAAAGGTGAAGCCTTACAGAACATGATGAAACTGGCGGTGTATGGCGGCTCGAACTACGCGAACAAGGCATTAACCAATGGGCGCACCGTGCTCATTAAGTGGGTGAAGCTCGAGCGCGTCGGGAACATCATCACTGGCTATATTTCTGCCGATGGCACCAATTGGGCCGCGACCGATGTCGGCCGCATCGATGCTCCCGTTCCCGACACGATCTATGTCGGATTGGTGGTCTCGTCGGTCACAGGCAAGCCAAACAACAGCGTCTTCAGCAACGTCCAGATCACCGGTGGCGACGGTGGGGCGCCGAGCGTCATCCCCGCCGCGCCCGCCATGCTGTTGGCCTCGCCGGGCGATGGCGCGGTCCCGCTGCGCTGGCAGGCGTCCTTCGGCGCCACCAGCTACACGGTCAAGCGCGCCGCCTTCAGCGGCGGCCCAACCACAACCATCGCGTCGGGCGTCACCGGCAGCAGCTACACGGACAAGTCGGTGATCAACGGCACGACCTACTACTACACCGTCACAGCGACCAACCCTGCCGGCACGAGCGATAATTCTCCCGCGGACAGCGCTACGCCGATGCATCCGATGTGAACCTCGCCACCGGTGGCACCGCAAACGACAGTGCGGGCAACGCGGCCAATGCCAGAAGCGCCTTCGACCAAAACTCGGCGACGCAATGGCTCTACGGGGACGTGACAGGTTGGCTGCAGTACGACCTCGGCCACACGGAGCGCGTCCAGCGCTATACGGTCACCAGTTCCAACGACAGGGTCCCGCGCGATCCGAAGGACTGGCAGTTCCAGGGCTCCACCGACGGCTCTACCTGGACCACGCTCGACACCCAAAGCAACCAGGTGTTTGCCACACGCTTAAAGCTGAAGACCTACACGATCGCGAATCCGGCCTCCTATCGCTACTACTGGCTCAACATCACAGCCAATAATGGCGATAGCACCTTTACGGATCTCGCCGAATTTGGGCTGTTCGCGTCCAAGCCGTAGTGAGGCCGTGGCGCCGATTCAAGTGCACCTGCCGCCATGCGACCGGCGAAATCGACTTGATCGGCGCCAACATCTTTCGTTGCCGCTAGCAATCATGCGTTAAAAAAGCTCTATCGCACTATTACAGTGGCGATTTTGACTGGGACCGACAACTCGTCGAGCGAATCAATGAACCCTGTGGAATACATCGTAGATCATCGAAAATGCACAGGCAATTGCACTTGATTTACCAAAATCCACCGGGTCGTCATTCACTGGGTAATTGAAAACGCCAGAGTGCTTTATCAAATTGATATATGCCGGCTGTAGGTCTTTCGAACTGTTCAGTTCAGTCAAAACTTCACCTTCAATTGAATGAATTAGTCGCCACGTGAGAGGCCGCCCATCCGTGCGATGGCGCGCGACCACTGTCTGAATAATTGGCTTGGCTCGGGCAATGACTGCATAAAATTCTTCCTCAGGCCTGGTCCAGTCGCAGGGGTTCAGTCCATGTGCCGGAGTCGCGCTGTCCTTGGACGTAGAGTTGAACACGCCAAACGTTCCCATCTTTCTTGAATGAAGCCATTTCGTAATTTGTTCGTAATATTTTCGTAAATAGTAACAGTAAAACGCGGGAATTTACGGGTTTTTACGAACTGGACCGAAGGGGTGATATCACCGGAAAGCCT
Coding sequences within it:
- a CDS encoding discoidin domain-containing protein; protein product: MNLATGGTANDSAGNAANARSAFDQNSATQWLYGDVTGWLQYDLGHTERVQRYTVTSSNDRVPRDPKDWQFQGSTDGSTWTTLDTQSNQVFATRLKLKTYTIANPASYRYYWLNITANNGDSTFTDLAEFGLFASKP
- a CDS encoding DUF2471 family protein; this encodes MGTFGVFNSTSKDSATPAHGLNPCDWTRPEEEFYAVIARAKPIIQTVVARHRTDGRPLTWRLIHSIEGEVLTELNSSKDLQPAYINLIKHSGVFNYPVNDDPVDFGKSSAIACAFSMIYDVFHRVH